The Rosa rugosa chromosome 1, drRosRugo1.1, whole genome shotgun sequence genomic sequence GCAAAAACTGTGTTTCTGTTGATTGATTGTATTGTTCATGTACTGTTGGGGAACAAGTATAACCCCAATTAGGTACTCAGGTTCATGTTAGGAGCGGATCCTAGTATGACAATTTGTTTACTGTGCAGTCtctgaaaaaaaattgaaggtgTTCATTTACAGTgcttcccttcttcttcttcgtctttttttttttttttgttggcaaAATACAGAGCTTCCCTTCTGATGGCATATTTTACAATCCTTGAAACTGAAAAACTGAATGTTGGAGTTAATCACTGACCTGTTTAGTACTTTGAGCCAAAGGCTAGCAATCCCAGTGAAAACTTTAAAAATTGCTGCTTTCATTTTTATTTCAAACTCCCTTGGATGAGTTTGATCTAAACGGTCACTTCAAAGAGAACCTCCACAGACAAGTAAAAAAGTTTATACTATAACATTCACCAAGTAGAATTCTTTCAGACCGTGAAAAGAGCTACGATAGAGATGTATTTATGCAGAAATCAGATGAAAAGAACACAAGTACCACACCAGACTTGTACAAGTCAAAAGGTTAAATATAAAAGTCTAGATTTATATAGCGATGATCATAAGCTTTGTGCCTCCTACAGGCATAATATAACGCAGATCTTGATAATCAGGCAGAAGCAGTAGCTACGTGCTTTGCTACAGTCTGCTGCAGTTCCTCTTTCTTTGCTCCCACCACTTTGTCCACAATCTTCCCTTCTTTCAGAAACATGAAGGTCGGCATTGCCTCTACAGCCCAATCTTGAGCAACCGACTACAAAAAAGTTCAACTGAAAGTGAGCTTTATTTTCTTAGTGTGTGATTACTGACTCTAAAACATATTTAATCTTAGAAAGAGCCAATCTTTGTTGTTCGATTACCTTCAACTCATCCACATCAATCTTTACGAAGATGACATTTGGAAGCTTC encodes the following:
- the LOC133717158 gene encoding thioredoxin H-type, translating into MAAEEGQVVSVHTVDAWNEQLQKGNDTKKLMVVDFTASWCGPCRFIAPFLSELAKKLPNVIFVKIDVDELKSVAQDWAVEAMPTFMFLKEGKIVDKVVGAKKEELQQTVAKHVATASA